In Variovorax sp. OAS795, a single window of DNA contains:
- a CDS encoding ornithine carbamoyltransferase produces the protein MRFPIHIHDPSAFEALLPEDEAALLQRARVLQAAWLRRDVPLQLKGKNLGIFCCEGSEDEALFQRAARELGAHVATLRPALSSLGGHGEIRHTGQILSRFYDAVECQGMAADVVRQIGREAAIPVYDGLACASHPSARLADRLGELASPADNRRFVLQALLLGSIG, from the coding sequence ATGCGCTTCCCCATCCACATCCACGATCCGTCGGCCTTCGAGGCCCTGCTGCCCGAGGACGAGGCCGCCCTGCTGCAGCGCGCCCGCGTGCTCCAGGCCGCATGGTTGCGCCGCGATGTCCCGTTGCAGCTCAAGGGAAAGAATCTCGGGATCTTCTGCTGCGAAGGCAGCGAGGACGAGGCGCTGTTCCAGCGCGCGGCGCGGGAGTTGGGCGCGCACGTGGCGACCCTCCGTCCCGCGCTCTCCAGCCTGGGCGGCCATGGCGAGATCCGGCACACGGGCCAAATCCTGAGCCGGTTCTACGACGCTGTGGAATGCCAGGGCATGGCGGCGGACGTGGTGCGCCAGATCGGCAGGGAGGCCGCGATCCCGGTCTACGACGGCCTGGCCTGCGCGAGCCATCCGTCGGCCCGCCTCGCCGATCGGCTGGGCGAGCTTGCATCGCCAGCGGACAACAGGCGATTCGTGCTGCAGGCCCTGCTCCTGGGCAGCATCGGCTGA
- a CDS encoding Crp/Fnr family transcriptional regulator, whose protein sequence is MFNPACTETAAPAITGFLATRALPATGKAVHERASQKLVETQKLLQERLAPQRRVVHAGDVIYQSGERFGNLYILNSGLFKIVNLSADGREQVVGLKFRGDWLGFDGIAGGHYSCDAVAMDTGEVWVVSYESLLAACLVEPELLQVFHTAMSREISHDRDSLMSVCTLPADARVADFLRYWAESLAERGMRTDQITLRMTRAEIGNYLGMTLESVSRALSRLARDKVIEFVEKGRRDVQIPDVGALSAFVQRCLAPAPAMLQ, encoded by the coding sequence ATGTTCAACCCCGCCTGCACCGAAACCGCCGCACCCGCCATCACCGGCTTTCTCGCGACGCGCGCGCTGCCGGCCACGGGCAAGGCGGTCCATGAGCGGGCCAGCCAGAAGCTGGTGGAGACGCAAAAGCTCCTGCAGGAGCGCCTGGCGCCGCAACGTCGCGTGGTGCACGCCGGCGACGTGATCTACCAGTCGGGCGAGCGCTTCGGCAACCTGTACATCCTGAACTCGGGCCTGTTCAAGATCGTGAACCTGTCGGCGGACGGCCGCGAGCAGGTGGTGGGCCTCAAGTTCCGCGGCGACTGGCTCGGCTTCGACGGCATTGCCGGCGGGCACTATTCGTGCGACGCCGTCGCCATGGACACGGGCGAGGTCTGGGTGGTCTCGTACGAATCGCTGCTGGCCGCCTGCCTCGTGGAGCCCGAGCTGCTGCAGGTGTTCCATACCGCGATGAGCCGCGAGATCTCGCACGACCGCGATTCGCTCATGTCGGTCTGCACGCTGCCGGCGGATGCGCGGGTGGCCGACTTCCTGCGCTACTGGGCCGAGTCGCTGGCCGAGCGTGGCATGCGCACGGACCAGATCACGCTGCGCATGACGCGCGCCGAGATCGGCAACTACCTGGGCATGACGCTGGAGAGCGTGAGCCGGGCGCTGTCGCGTCTGGCGCGCGACAAGGTCATCGAATTTGTCGAGAAGGGGCGCCGCGACGTGCAGATTCCGGACGTGGGCGCGTTGTCCGCCTTCGTGCAGCGTTGCCTCGCACCGGCGCCCGCGATGCTGCAGTGA